One Bradyrhizobium sp. CCGB12 genomic window carries:
- a CDS encoding DUF2218 domain-containing protein, translating into MNHSVAEITTERASIYLQQLCKHFAHKLAVEFTPEQGMIPFSMGTCRLEAVGDKITLKAEAENADLLVQVEGVVERHLVRFAFRDPPKIVWRTAEQAAN; encoded by the coding sequence ATGAATCATTCAGTGGCAGAGATCACCACCGAGCGGGCGAGCATCTACTTGCAGCAGCTCTGCAAGCATTTCGCTCACAAGCTCGCGGTGGAGTTTACGCCGGAGCAAGGCATGATACCGTTTTCGATGGGGACGTGCCGGCTGGAAGCCGTGGGCGACAAGATCACCCTGAAGGCGGAGGCCGAGAACGCGGACCTGCTGGTGCAGGTCGAAGGCGTCGTCGAACGGCATCTCGTTCGATTTGCCTTCCGCGATCCGCCAAAAATCGTCTGGCGGACAGCGGAGCAGGCGGCCAATTGA